Proteins found in one Solitalea lacus genomic segment:
- a CDS encoding YeeE/YedE family protein, with product MDTIINFIKQPWPWYIAGPLIGLTVPALLLIGNKSFGISSSLRHICAACLPAKIPFFNYNWKKEAWNLFFVFGIAIGGFLASFVLANPEPIKLNPQTVTDLQQLGVKDFGHFLPLDIFSFSNLFSLKGLFFMVIGGFLVGFGTRYAGGCTSGHAIMGLSNLQWPSLVATISFMVGGFAMTWFILPLLFNLF from the coding sequence ATGGATACGATAATTAATTTCATTAAACAGCCTTGGCCCTGGTACATTGCAGGGCCGCTAATTGGCTTAACTGTTCCAGCGTTATTGCTTATTGGCAATAAATCCTTTGGAATTAGTTCATCATTGCGTCACATTTGTGCAGCATGTTTACCGGCAAAGATCCCCTTCTTTAACTACAATTGGAAAAAAGAAGCCTGGAACCTGTTCTTTGTCTTTGGGATTGCCATTGGAGGATTTCTTGCAAGCTTCGTGCTGGCCAACCCTGAGCCAATAAAGCTCAACCCGCAAACAGTTACTGATTTACAGCAGCTGGGCGTAAAAGATTTTGGTCATTTTTTGCCCCTGGATATTTTTAGTTTTAGCAATCTCTTTAGCCTTAAAGGACTATTCTTTATGGTGATCGGAGGGTTTCTTGTTGGCTTTGGAACACGTTATGCAGGAGGATGTACTTCAGGACATGCAATAATGGGTTTATCAAATCTGCAATGGCCATCACTAGTGGCAACCATCTCCTTTATGGTTGGAGGTTTTGCAATGACCTGGTTTATTTTACCCTTACTATTCAATTTATTTTAA
- a CDS encoding helix-turn-helix domain-containing protein, whose amino-acid sequence MNKIPTYSICNLFGTETCTKDFMACSLKTFLENQSKLIMPHRHSFYQLMYIAEGSGKYTVDFNTFDVNPGQLFFLAPGQIHSWNFSDNTDGSIINFDESFFTSVCYNPHFLNEFPFFNSMTQRSTTMLKEEIKEQALSLFAHIKQEHEADSDFKNDYIRALMLQLLVVLARACQPEKSNETTRYNYTLLRNFEKLIETNFKTKKLPKEYAELLYITPNHLNAVVTSTTGKSAGELIRDRILLEAKRMLVNSGQTISEIAWHLNFEDNAYFSRFFKKYTGVSPDEFRKQQV is encoded by the coding sequence ATGAATAAAATCCCCACCTATAGTATCTGTAACCTGTTTGGAACAGAAACCTGTACCAAAGACTTTATGGCCTGCAGTCTTAAAACGTTCCTGGAGAATCAGTCAAAACTAATTATGCCGCATCGTCATAGTTTTTATCAGCTGATGTATATCGCAGAAGGTAGTGGAAAATACACTGTTGATTTTAACACCTTTGATGTGAATCCTGGACAACTGTTCTTTCTTGCTCCCGGACAAATTCACTCCTGGAATTTCAGTGACAATACAGATGGCTCTATCATCAACTTCGATGAGAGTTTTTTTACTTCAGTTTGCTATAACCCCCATTTTTTAAATGAGTTTCCATTCTTTAATTCAATGACGCAGCGGTCGACCACCATGCTCAAGGAGGAAATTAAAGAACAGGCTCTTTCTTTGTTTGCACACATCAAGCAGGAACATGAAGCCGATTCTGATTTTAAAAACGATTACATAAGGGCATTAATGCTTCAATTATTGGTTGTATTGGCTAGAGCTTGTCAACCCGAAAAGTCAAACGAAACCACCCGCTACAATTACACCCTATTACGCAATTTTGAAAAATTGATTGAAACCAATTTTAAAACAAAGAAATTGCCAAAGGAATATGCTGAATTGTTATACATTACGCCCAATCACCTAAATGCTGTGGTGACTAGTACAACAGGAAAATCAGCCGGAGAGCTTATCCGGGATCGCATTTTGCTTGAGGCTAAGCGTATGTTGGTTAACTCAGGGCAAACCATTAGTGAAATAGCTTGGCATCTTAACTTTGAAGACAATGCCTATTTCAGTAGATTCTTCAAAAAGTATACAGGTGTTAGTCCGGATGAGTTTAGGAAACAACAAGTGTAA
- the rpsB gene encoding 30S ribosomal protein S2, with the protein MARTSYNELLDAGVHFGHLTRKWNPKMAPYIFMEKNGIHIIDLNKTLVKVEEAASAIKQIVKSGRKVLFVATKKQAKDIVAAQAQGVNMPFVTERWLGGMLTNFTTVRKSIKKMTNIDKLTKDGTYDNLSKKEKLMISRDRVKLERVLGGIADLNRLPAALFLIDVKKEHIAVSEALKLNIPTFAMVDTNSDPTNIDFPIPANDDATKSISLITGIICKAIEEGLEERKREKEEESDKEAIAAAKAEKAEGAAPKAKKAEKSEEAESAE; encoded by the coding sequence ATGGCAAGAACTTCTTATAACGAATTGTTGGATGCAGGTGTCCACTTTGGTCACCTTACCCGCAAGTGGAATCCAAAAATGGCTCCATACATTTTCATGGAGAAAAACGGTATCCACATTATCGATTTGAACAAAACGTTGGTTAAAGTTGAAGAAGCTGCTTCAGCAATTAAGCAAATCGTTAAATCAGGTCGCAAAGTATTATTTGTAGCTACAAAAAAACAAGCAAAAGATATCGTAGCTGCACAAGCTCAAGGCGTAAACATGCCTTTCGTAACCGAGCGTTGGTTAGGTGGCATGTTAACTAACTTCACTACAGTACGTAAGTCGATTAAAAAGATGACTAACATCGATAAATTGACCAAAGACGGTACTTACGACAATTTGTCGAAAAAAGAGAAGTTAATGATCAGCCGCGACCGCGTGAAATTAGAAAGAGTTTTAGGTGGTATTGCTGACCTAAACCGTCTTCCTGCGGCATTGTTCTTAATTGACGTTAAGAAAGAGCACATCGCTGTTTCTGAAGCGTTGAAATTGAACATCCCTACTTTCGCGATGGTAGATACTAACTCTGACCCTACTAATATCGACTTCCCTATCCCTGCGAATGACGATGCAACTAAATCAATTTCATTGATTACAGGCATTATCTGCAAGGCTATCGAAGAGGGTTTAGAAGAGCGTAAACGCGAAAAAGAAGAAGAATCAGACAAAGAAGCAATTGCTGCTGCTAAAGCTGAAAAAGCTGAAGGCGCTGCTCCAAAAGCTAAAAAAGCTGAGAAAAGCGAAGAGGCAGAATCTGCTGAGTAA
- a CDS encoding MBL fold metallo-hydrolase, translated as MKVEQIYTGCLAQGAYYIESKGEAVIIDPLREVAPYIAKAEKENAKIKYVFETHFHADFVSGHIDLAKKTGATIVYGPTAETAFAAHIAKDGEEFKVGDITIRVLHTPGHTLESSCYLLIDKNGKYHSLFSGDTLFIGDVGRPDLAVKSDLTKEDLAGLLYDSLRSKVMTLPDDIIIYPAHGAGSACGKNMSKETWDTLGHQKETNYALRNISKEEFIKEVLDGIAPPPQYFPKNAMLNKKGYESIDEVLSQGARELSPEEFEMTADAEEAIVLDTRKPTEFAKGFIPNSINIGLDGQFAAWVGALITDLKQPILLVTDLGREEEAVTRLARVGYDNTIGHLKGGFEAWKNDGKDVEIIDSITAEEFASRFQKNETVVLDVRKESEYRAEHVEDAYNKPLDYINEWMSSVDPKTHYYIHCAGGYRSMITASILKARGFNNFTEVAGGFGAIAKTSVPKTDFVCQSKLQSR; from the coding sequence ATGAAAGTAGAACAAATTTATACCGGATGTTTGGCGCAGGGCGCTTATTATATTGAATCAAAAGGTGAAGCGGTTATAATTGACCCACTACGCGAAGTAGCTCCTTACATTGCCAAAGCAGAAAAAGAAAACGCCAAAATTAAATACGTGTTTGAAACGCACTTCCATGCAGATTTCGTTTCAGGCCATATTGACCTGGCAAAGAAGACCGGAGCTACCATAGTTTACGGCCCAACAGCTGAAACTGCTTTTGCTGCTCATATTGCAAAGGACGGTGAAGAGTTTAAAGTCGGAGATATAACCATTAGGGTTTTACACACCCCAGGTCATACCCTGGAGTCGAGCTGTTACTTGTTAATTGATAAAAATGGCAAATACCACAGTTTATTTAGCGGTGACACTTTATTTATAGGCGATGTTGGTCGTCCGGATCTTGCCGTCAAATCAGATTTGACTAAAGAAGATTTGGCAGGCTTATTATATGATTCCTTGCGAAGCAAAGTAATGACCTTGCCTGACGATATAATCATTTATCCTGCACATGGCGCAGGTTCAGCTTGTGGTAAAAACATGAGTAAAGAGACCTGGGATACTTTAGGTCACCAGAAAGAAACCAATTACGCTTTACGCAATATCAGTAAAGAAGAATTTATAAAAGAGGTATTGGATGGCATTGCTCCTCCTCCTCAGTATTTCCCTAAAAATGCAATGCTAAATAAAAAAGGCTACGAAAGCATTGATGAAGTACTTAGCCAAGGAGCACGTGAATTATCTCCTGAAGAGTTTGAAATGACAGCAGATGCAGAGGAAGCAATCGTTTTGGATACCAGAAAACCTACTGAGTTTGCCAAAGGATTTATTCCAAATTCGATTAATATTGGTTTGGATGGTCAGTTTGCTGCTTGGGTAGGAGCACTAATCACTGATTTGAAGCAACCTATTTTATTAGTAACGGACCTTGGTCGTGAAGAAGAAGCGGTAACACGCTTGGCTCGTGTTGGTTATGATAATACTATTGGGCATTTAAAAGGCGGCTTTGAAGCATGGAAAAATGACGGTAAAGATGTTGAAATTATAGACAGTATTACTGCAGAAGAGTTTGCCAGCAGATTCCAAAAAAACGAAACAGTAGTACTTGATGTTCGTAAAGAAAGCGAATACCGTGCAGAACACGTTGAAGATGCTTACAATAAGCCACTCGATTATATTAATGAATGGATGAGTTCTGTTGATCCAAAAACACATTACTATATTCATTGCGCTGGTGGATACCGCTCAATGATTACAGCATCCATTTTAAAAGCACGCGGATTTAACAACTTCACTGAAGTTGCAGGAGGATTTGGAGCTATTGCTAAAACTTCTGTTCCAAAAACTGATTTTGTTTGTCAAAGCAAACTACAAAGCAGGTAA
- the tsf gene encoding translation elongation factor Ts: MSTVQISAADVNKLRLQTGAGMMDCKKALTETNGDFEAAIDLLRKKGQKVSAARSGNTTAEGIVLVNLSADGTNGKLIALACETEPVSKVEDFRNLGQAILDAAVANNPATTEELEQIKLADGRTVAETITELTGKIGEKIVISSYENVSGEAVTSYIHSNGKMGVLVVFAGAAGTDITEAGKDVAMQIAAMSPIAVDKDGVDASTIERELEIAKDQIRAEGKPEEMVEKIAQGKLNKFYKESTLLNQEFVKDSSKTIAQMLDGVKKGLTVTAFKRVVIG, encoded by the coding sequence ATGTCAACTGTACAAATTAGCGCAGCAGATGTAAACAAATTACGTTTACAAACAGGCGCAGGTATGATGGATTGTAAAAAAGCATTAACTGAAACTAACGGTGACTTTGAAGCAGCCATCGACTTGTTACGTAAAAAAGGTCAGAAAGTTTCTGCTGCTCGTTCAGGCAATACTACTGCTGAAGGTATCGTTTTAGTAAACTTATCTGCTGATGGTACTAACGGTAAATTAATTGCTTTAGCTTGTGAAACTGAGCCGGTTTCTAAAGTAGAAGACTTCCGCAATTTAGGACAAGCTATTTTAGATGCAGCTGTAGCTAACAATCCTGCTACTACTGAAGAGTTGGAGCAAATTAAATTAGCTGATGGCCGTACTGTTGCTGAAACCATTACCGAATTAACTGGTAAAATTGGAGAGAAAATCGTTATCTCTAGCTACGAAAACGTATCAGGTGAAGCTGTTACTTCATATATCCACTCAAACGGTAAAATGGGTGTATTAGTTGTATTTGCAGGTGCAGCAGGTACTGATATTACTGAAGCAGGTAAAGACGTTGCAATGCAAATTGCTGCTATGAGCCCTATCGCAGTTGATAAAGACGGTGTTGATGCTTCTACCATTGAGCGCGAATTAGAAATTGCTAAAGATCAAATCCGTGCTGAAGGTAAACCTGAAGAAATGGTAGAGAAAATTGCTCAAGGTAAATTGAACAAATTTTACAAAGAGTCTACTTTATTGAACCAAGAGTTCGTTAAGGATAGCTCTAAAACCATCGCTCAGATGTTAGACGGTGTTAAAAAAGGTTTAACTGTAACCGCATTCAAACGCGTTGTTATTGGTTAA
- the pyrH gene encoding UMP kinase: protein MNYKRILLKLSGESLMGNKPFGIDPERVNQYAKDIKEVADKGVEIAIVIGGGNIHRGLDAEKGGMDRVQADYMGMLATVINSMALQDALEKTGIKTRLLSAIKMEQICEPFIRRRAVRHLEKGRVVIFGAGTGNPYFTTDTAASLRAIEIEADVVLKGTRVDGIYTADPEKDPSAIRYDKITFSEVYEKNLNVMDMTAFTLCQENKLPIIVFDMNKPGNFMKIAVGEPIGTLVEG, encoded by the coding sequence ATGAACTATAAAAGAATTCTACTTAAACTTAGCGGAGAGTCTCTAATGGGAAACAAGCCATTCGGCATTGACCCTGAGCGTGTTAATCAGTATGCAAAAGATATTAAAGAGGTAGCCGATAAGGGCGTAGAAATTGCCATAGTTATTGGCGGTGGCAATATTCATCGTGGGCTGGATGCTGAAAAAGGTGGCATGGACCGTGTGCAGGCTGATTACATGGGTATGCTGGCCACTGTGATTAACAGTATGGCGTTACAGGATGCTTTGGAGAAAACTGGGATAAAAACACGTTTGCTTTCAGCAATTAAAATGGAGCAAATTTGTGAACCATTTATCCGTCGCAGAGCCGTTCGTCACTTGGAAAAAGGCCGTGTAGTAATTTTTGGAGCAGGTACAGGTAACCCTTACTTTACCACCGATACAGCCGCTTCATTACGTGCCATTGAAATTGAAGCCGATGTGGTATTAAAAGGAACTCGTGTGGATGGTATTTATACTGCCGATCCAGAGAAAGACCCAAGTGCAATTCGTTATGACAAAATTACTTTCAGCGAAGTGTATGAAAAGAATCTGAACGTGATGGACATGACTGCCTTTACACTTTGCCAGGAAAATAAATTACCAATAATTGTGTTTGACATGAATAAGCCTGGTAATTTCATGAAAATTGCAGTAGGTGAGCCTATCGGAACCTTGGTAGAAGGATAA
- the frr gene encoding ribosome recycling factor — translation MNDLIKKQLDDAKEHMEKTVVHTDGELLKIRAGKAMPSMIDGVHVDYYGSLVPVSQVASVNTPDARTIVIQPWEKTMITPIEKAIMEANLGFNPQNDGIVVRINVPPLTEERRKDLVKKVKAEAENGKVTVRNIRKDANEKIKKLSKEGVSEDEIKGGEAEVQKLTDSYIAKIDKIVEAKEKDILTV, via the coding sequence ATGAACGACTTAATAAAAAAACAGTTGGACGATGCTAAGGAGCATATGGAGAAAACTGTTGTACACACTGATGGTGAATTATTAAAAATCCGTGCTGGCAAAGCAATGCCTTCTATGATTGATGGCGTTCATGTTGACTATTACGGCAGTCTGGTACCTGTTAGTCAGGTGGCAAGCGTAAACACTCCTGATGCTCGTACAATTGTAATTCAACCTTGGGAAAAAACCATGATCACTCCAATTGAGAAAGCCATCATGGAAGCAAACCTTGGCTTTAACCCACAAAATGACGGTATAGTGGTTCGTATTAACGTTCCACCATTAACTGAAGAGCGTCGTAAAGACCTTGTTAAAAAAGTTAAAGCTGAAGCTGAAAATGGAAAAGTTACTGTTCGTAATATCCGTAAAGACGCTAACGAAAAAATTAAAAAGCTTTCTAAAGAAGGTGTTTCTGAAGACGAAATCAAAGGCGGAGAAGCTGAAGTTCAGAAATTGACTGACAGCTATATCGCCAAAATTGACAAGATAGTTGAAGCGAAAGAAAAAGATATCTTAACTGTTTAA
- a CDS encoding methyltransferase domain-containing protein — protein sequence MKEIANNHESLNQAYWDDRYQNQQTGWDLGMVSPPLKAYIDQLSDKSISILIPGCGNAYEAEYLLNSGFTNVTVVDIAETLTTSLSQQLSPFISNGSLKIITGDFFEMEGQFDLILEQTFFCAIAPQMRENYVSKTHQLLKPDGRLVGVLFNRTFELQGPPFGGNKAEYITLFESKFELKTIDDCSNSVQPRAGTELFINFRKIN from the coding sequence ATGAAGGAAATTGCAAATAACCATGAATCGTTAAACCAAGCTTATTGGGATGATCGTTATCAAAATCAGCAAACAGGATGGGATTTAGGAATGGTTTCTCCTCCGCTAAAGGCCTATATAGATCAATTATCGGATAAATCTATTTCAATTCTAATACCGGGCTGTGGTAATGCTTACGAAGCAGAATATTTGCTTAATAGCGGGTTTACTAACGTTACTGTGGTTGATATTGCAGAAACACTTACCACTTCTCTAAGTCAACAACTTTCCCCCTTTATCAGCAATGGAAGTCTGAAAATAATTACCGGAGACTTTTTTGAGATGGAAGGACAGTTTGACTTAATTCTGGAGCAAACATTTTTCTGTGCAATAGCTCCTCAGATGCGAGAAAATTATGTATCGAAAACTCATCAGCTCTTAAAGCCTGATGGCCGTTTAGTTGGAGTGCTTTTTAACAGAACGTTTGAGCTTCAAGGTCCACCGTTTGGCGGAAACAAAGCTGAATATATAACCTTATTCGAATCAAAATTTGAACTAAAAACAATTGATGATTGTTCTAATTCTGTGCAACCTCGTGCCGGAACAGAGTTGTTCATCAATTTTAGAAAGATTAATTAA
- the rpsI gene encoding 30S ribosomal protein S9 produces MATTNTSGRRKTAVARIYLKEGSGNITVNDKDYKVYFPTLPLQYIVNQAIETSNQAGKFDVLVNVKGGGITGQAEATRLAIAKALVELDPEVKPALRAKGLMTRDSRMVERKKPGRRKARRRFQFSKR; encoded by the coding sequence ATGGCAACTACAAACACCTCAGGTAGAAGAAAAACCGCTGTTGCGCGTATCTACTTAAAAGAAGGTAGTGGTAACATTACCGTAAATGACAAAGACTACAAAGTATACTTCCCTACTTTACCATTACAATACATCGTTAACCAAGCTATCGAGACTTCGAATCAAGCTGGTAAATTTGATGTTTTAGTAAATGTTAAAGGCGGTGGTATTACCGGTCAGGCAGAAGCAACTCGTTTAGCCATTGCTAAAGCGTTAGTAGAGTTAGATCCTGAAGTTAAACCAGCATTACGTGCTAAAGGGTTGATGACCCGTGACTCACGTATGGTTGAGCGTAAGAAACCAGGACGCAGAAAAGCTCGTCGTAGATTCCAGTTTAGTAAACGTTAA
- a CDS encoding ABC transporter ATP-binding protein, with protein MKILFSYLKNYKKLLFLALVLATINQGFSMLDPYIFGRLMDDYVTKFKTLSSDAFFRGVGLYLLGIIGVAFISRVAKNFQDYFANVIVQKMGAKMYSDGLAHSLELPYQVFEDQRSGETLGKLQKVRTDVERLITTFINTLFTSLVGIVFVSIYAIRVHWIIAPIFFITIPVLGFLSSALSKRIKKMQKTIVAETTSLAGSTTESLRNIELVKSLGLANQEIDRLNGTTIKILGLELKKVKYIRSLSFVQGTTVNFLRTSIIFLMLLLIFREEITVGQFFSLMFYSFFIFGPLQELGNIINIYREAEVSLNNFESILNTPKDIKPSNPAHLTKISQLEFDEVSFKHQSANRNAISDITFTVEQGDTIAFVGPSGAGKSTLVKLLVGLYRPQQGAILYNGIESNKIDLDELREKIGFVTQETQLFAGTIRENLKFVRPNATDDECMDVLHKAACHTLLARADKGLDTLIGEGGVKVSGGEKQRLSIARALLRRPDLLVFDEATSSLDSLTEEEISKTIREVSKKAEHITILIAHRLSTIMHADCIYVLEKGHIIEEGHHQDLLSQKGLYYAMWRQQIGEQEEVLD; from the coding sequence ATGAAGATACTTTTCTCGTACCTGAAAAATTATAAAAAACTATTGTTTCTGGCCTTGGTGCTGGCAACCATTAATCAAGGATTTTCAATGCTCGACCCATACATATTTGGGAGGTTAATGGACGATTATGTTACCAAGTTTAAAACCCTTAGCTCTGATGCGTTTTTTAGAGGTGTTGGCCTTTACCTTCTGGGTATAATTGGAGTAGCATTTATTTCCAGAGTAGCCAAAAACTTCCAGGATTATTTTGCAAATGTAATTGTACAGAAGATGGGGGCAAAAATGTATAGCGACGGCTTAGCACACTCATTAGAACTTCCTTATCAAGTATTTGAGGACCAACGAAGCGGCGAAACTTTAGGCAAATTACAAAAGGTACGTACTGATGTTGAGCGCTTAATTACCACATTTATTAACACCTTGTTTACCTCTCTGGTTGGAATAGTTTTCGTATCCATTTATGCAATTAGGGTACATTGGATAATTGCTCCAATTTTTTTTATTACCATTCCTGTTTTGGGCTTTCTGAGTTCTGCATTGAGTAAACGAATTAAGAAAATGCAGAAAACCATTGTTGCTGAAACTACTTCACTGGCAGGATCAACGACTGAATCATTAAGAAACATAGAACTGGTAAAATCACTGGGATTGGCTAACCAGGAGATTGATCGATTGAATGGCACCACCATAAAAATCTTAGGCCTTGAATTAAAAAAGGTAAAATATATACGTAGTTTAAGCTTTGTTCAGGGTACAACGGTTAACTTCCTCAGAACATCCATTATCTTTTTAATGTTGCTTCTGATTTTTAGAGAAGAGATTACAGTGGGTCAATTTTTCTCTTTAATGTTTTATTCCTTCTTCATTTTTGGACCATTACAGGAACTGGGAAATATCATTAATATTTACCGTGAGGCGGAAGTTTCTTTAAACAATTTTGAAAGCATTTTAAATACTCCTAAAGACATTAAGCCTTCAAATCCGGCGCATCTTACCAAGATCAGCCAGTTAGAATTTGATGAGGTGAGCTTTAAGCATCAATCGGCCAACCGCAATGCAATTAGTGATATAACCTTTACAGTTGAACAAGGTGATACGATAGCTTTCGTTGGCCCATCAGGAGCCGGAAAATCAACCTTAGTTAAACTATTGGTAGGCCTTTATCGCCCGCAACAAGGCGCAATTTTATATAATGGCATTGAAAGCAATAAAATTGATTTGGATGAGTTACGCGAAAAAATTGGCTTTGTAACCCAAGAAACTCAATTATTTGCAGGAACTATCAGAGAAAACTTAAAGTTTGTGCGGCCCAATGCTACTGATGATGAATGCATGGATGTTTTACATAAAGCAGCCTGTCACACGCTATTGGCTCGTGCCGACAAAGGCTTGGATACTTTAATTGGAGAAGGAGGCGTTAAAGTTTCTGGTGGAGAAAAACAACGATTATCAATTGCCAGAGCATTACTGCGCAGGCCGGATTTGTTAGTTTTTGATGAAGCAACATCCTCTCTTGATTCACTAACGGAAGAAGAAATCAGCAAGACTATACGAGAGGTCTCCAAGAAAGCGGAGCATATCACCATCCTGATTGCGCACCGCTTGAGTACTATTATGCATGCTGATTGCATTTATGTTCTGGAGAAAGGCCACATAATCGAAGAAGGGCATCACCAGGATTTATTAAGTCAAAAAGGATTATACTACGCCATGTGGCGACAACAAATTGGCGAACAAGAAGAAGTGCTGGATTAA
- a CDS encoding sulfite exporter TauE/SafE family protein produces MELIGYIGAILMGLTLGLIGGGGSILTVPILVYLFHIDTVQATAYSLFIVGLTSLVGSVSHFKQNNIDWRSVLMFGIPSVFSVFITRTYLVKLIPEIVLSFGSISINKSLFLLLIFALVMLFAAYSMIKKPKYAEQEKVQQNPNNTLLIAQGLFVGEVTGLVGAGGGFLIIPALVIMANLPIKKAIGTSLVIIVLNSLIGFMSNHVGIQASDWGFMLKFFGIASIGILIGGALSKKISSEKLKPAFGWFVLIMGSFIIIKELLIK; encoded by the coding sequence ATGGAGCTAATCGGATACATAGGCGCAATTTTAATGGGACTTACCCTTGGTTTGATTGGAGGAGGAGGATCCATTTTAACCGTTCCAATTTTGGTGTATTTGTTTCATATTGATACAGTTCAGGCAACTGCTTATTCGCTTTTTATTGTAGGATTGACAAGCTTGGTTGGCTCTGTAAGTCATTTCAAACAAAATAACATTGATTGGCGCAGTGTTTTAATGTTCGGCATACCATCGGTATTCTCTGTATTTATCACACGTACATATTTAGTAAAACTGATCCCAGAAATTGTTCTCAGTTTTGGATCAATCTCTATAAATAAATCCCTCTTCTTATTACTAATCTTTGCTCTTGTGATGCTTTTTGCGGCTTATTCAATGATAAAAAAGCCCAAATATGCTGAACAGGAAAAAGTGCAACAAAATCCGAACAATACGTTGCTTATTGCACAAGGGTTATTTGTAGGAGAAGTAACGGGCTTGGTAGGTGCAGGAGGTGGTTTTTTAATTATTCCTGCATTAGTAATTATGGCAAACCTTCCCATAAAAAAAGCAATTGGAACGTCATTGGTAATTATTGTACTTAACTCATTGATCGGCTTTATGAGTAATCATGTAGGCATTCAGGCTTCCGACTGGGGATTCATGTTAAAGTTCTTCGGAATAGCCTCGATTGGAATTTTGATTGGAGGAGCATTGTCAAAAAAAATAAGCAGTGAGAAATTAAAGCCTGCCTTTGGGTGGTTTGTGCTAATAATGGGGTCGTTCATTATCATCAAGGAACTTTTAATTAAATGA
- the trxA gene encoding thioredoxin, whose protein sequence is MATFSDMIKSSTPVLVDFFATWCGPCKMMSPILEEVKGKIGDQVTIIKVDVDKNPAAASAYNVMGVPTLILFQNGEIKWRQSGVVPAMQLEGVLKSHIK, encoded by the coding sequence ATGGCAACATTTTCAGATATGATAAAATCAAGCACACCTGTACTGGTTGATTTCTTTGCAACCTGGTGTGGACCATGCAAAATGATGTCACCCATTTTAGAGGAAGTAAAAGGCAAAATTGGAGACCAGGTAACCATCATTAAGGTTGATGTGGATAAAAACCCAGCAGCAGCCTCTGCATACAACGTAATGGGAGTACCTACATTAATTTTGTTTCAGAACGGGGAAATTAAATGGCGGCAGTCGGGAGTTGTGCCTGCCATGCAGCTTGAAGGTGTTTTAAAATCCCATATAAAATAA
- a CDS encoding DUF6691 family protein encodes MKSEIVEKEEFVIEHPIECESPNEQRSFEGFTANFKYLIIGLLFGVVFVKAEIVSWFRIQEMFRLQSFHMYGVIGSAVTVGMLSVWLIKKFNIKTAKGEKVIFHDKTFNKGQIIGGLMFGLGWALTGACPGPLFAQIGSGFLAVTVTLLSAIAGTWVYGLLRDRLPH; translated from the coding sequence ATGAAGAGCGAAATTGTAGAGAAAGAAGAATTTGTAATTGAACACCCTATTGAGTGCGAGTCGCCTAATGAACAACGCTCATTTGAAGGTTTTACAGCCAACTTTAAATATCTGATAATAGGTTTATTGTTCGGAGTGGTGTTTGTAAAGGCAGAAATTGTTTCTTGGTTTCGAATTCAGGAAATGTTTCGCCTGCAATCCTTCCATATGTACGGAGTGATTGGTTCAGCAGTAACAGTAGGCATGCTCTCAGTTTGGCTAATCAAAAAGTTTAACATTAAAACCGCCAAGGGAGAAAAAGTGATTTTCCACGACAAAACCTTCAATAAAGGACAAATAATTGGAGGTTTGATGTTCGGTTTAGGCTGGGCACTAACAGGCGCTTGCCCCGGCCCATTGTTTGCTCAAATAGGAAGCGGATTCTTAGCTGTAACAGTTACCCTGTTAAGCGCCATTGCCGGCACTTGGGTATATGGCTTGTTACGTGACAGACTTCCTCATTAA